TGTTGACTAAATTATTGTTTTTTAAACATTTAAAGCCTTCCTAACAACCAATAATACATAATTTGCtttataattattttgatttatgTGGCACCTCCTACAATTGCCCTAAACCTCTTAATGCATATATAAAGGCTAAAGCCCAGTCTATATTGTTCAGCTATCTTGTCTGTTTCATCTATCTTGTGTGTATTTTTTTAACTGATACAAACCCACACCCAAAACATTTAAAAACTGTTTCTGCAGGCAAGAATATATGCTGGTCACTCTATGGGAGGAAAAGGCGCGCCAATTCCTAGACATACTTCCTGCAACGGTTGAGGAACCTGTGTTTTTGGTAATCACTGGCTTGCTAGCAAAAAAATTCTCAGGTAACTACGTGCCCTGTCGTCCCTGTCATATGTGTCCTAACTATAAAAACTTAGCCAAAATTGCTAAACCCCAAAATAACCTGCAGCTATGGCTTCCCTCTCGAGCACAGATGCCACCCGCTGCTTTGTCAATATTGACTATGAACCATTGTCTTCCCTAAAGAAGGCATTGTATGCATCTGGCAAGAATGCAGCTTTACATCCGCCAAAAAAAGCGGATTTTGTTGCCTCAACTGGAGAGGCCATGTCAGAGTTATTAATAAGCTCCATCCTCAGCACAACGATTCCTCCAGAAACCCAGGTAGTTCAGTTCCATACACTAATTCAATAAACACATGTGTACCCACCATTTGCTAATGCATACTCATGCATGACGGTAAATAAATTGTCTCAACGTAATTACATGATCTATTCATGTTACAATAAGTTGTTGACCCTATTTAACTCTTACTTCTATTGGCTACAGGCTGTGCGCTGTATTTGTCGGGCCAAAATAGTTGCAATCCTCAATGGAAATAGCTGGTTTTACAACTGTTGCCCAACTTGTGCTCACGCCATCAAGCCTTTGGATGGAAAATTTGTATGTCTCACTTGCGAGGAAGACCTGGAACAATTGGCTCAGCGGTAAGATTACCCCTACAATAAACTTCATGACACACCTATCCAATCTAACAAAATATTATTCCTACAACTCAGGTTTAGGGTGGTGGCTGGTGTCCCTCTGCAAAAAATATTAGCTGAAGAGGTATATTTTTTGGTCTCCAAACAATAAAAAAACCCAACACTTGGTGAATAACACATATGATGAACAATATTGATGTTTTCTATAGGCGGTGGACACGGCAACTATCCCACCCGTGGTTAATAATATCATTGGAAAGTACTGTGCATTCCAACTCAAAATCACTCCCTACAACATAATACAAGGATGCGAGGAGTATACTGTGACCCGCGTATCTGAAATTATTCAAGCATCTATGGCACCTGCATCAGGGAGCACTGCAACTTCCCCATCGACCAGGTCTGCCAAGAAGCAAAATGTGGCGTAGATGGCGCCCGCACTTTCATTTGAAAAAACTATTATTAATTCATATCTCCAAACAGCCTGCACAATAACCTTTGATATTTAGCCCGGCTTAACTAATTAAAATGTGTTTCCTTATCTGATGCAATGCCAAACTTATGAAATATTAAACTTTAATAGCTccataaatttacattttctgttattattttatatatttacaACGCTATTGGCAACGTGGGTTAATTACCTTTTGTATTATACAATTGTTTTCAACGTAAATAAATTTCATGTACTAACTATACTACAACTCTATAAAACCAAAACTACTACATCAATATACCGTAGGAAACCAAAAATATTTTTCGAACCCTCCTAAACTAAGGCTAATTATTAGACtacataaaataaaattaagATACACTACTAAAATTTCACAAACATACAAATAATGAATGACACTTTATCAAGAAAAATATGTAAGAATCTCCTAAAACTTTAAAAACATATATACCGGTTCAAATATTGGTCTTCTTCAATTTCTTAGATAATTTTATCTTCATAACACGTTTATTCCTTCAAAATACTAAGCATCAGCTTCCGCATTACCTATACACAACTTATCTGCATGGAATTACCTGGTAGCCGCAATTTCTTCCTGTCATTTTACCCAAAAAACTTAAAAGAAATGTTGCACTACTTGGAAACTGGCACCAACTATATACCATCCAACGACTGCAATAACTCGGTTCAATTTTTTGGCCCAAAACGCCACCAACAATATACAATCAAGCGACTGTAATAACTAGGTTCATAATTTTGCCGCGGAACACCAAAATGTTGTAACAAAATTGCCCAAAATTTCCAACAAATTTTTCCCAACCAAACTTAAATCACTCTTTTCCTGTAAAAGGGACATAAGAATTACAATAAAACCATAGTTGTACCCTGACATAAACTATGCAGAGTTTTGTACAAATCAATACCTTAACATACTAAAGGAATTAGGGCACAGATAAAATGGAAAAAAACAAAGTTTCAGTAAGAACTATGGACAGTAAATTCCACCAATGTCTCGAGTCCATCAGTTGTTTGATGATTAACTATAGGAAGAGTCTTAATAACTGCTAATCCTTTAACATTAACATACTTTCCGGTTCATCCCATAATTACTGGCTGAGACTCAGAGACTACAGTCCGATGAACCCCGAAAAAGCTAAGGCAATCCGCTTAAACTCCCTCCTCAAACATAGCTGTAAATGCTATAGTTTGGCTACTACCATCTACAGAGCTAACAACATACAACCCTGGTGCCTTCCCCACCAATCGAGCCCCACATGACCTCATATTGGAGGCGCCCCCTTCAAACGCCACCAACATAAGGTTTGTGGTGCAGAAGAAACAGTACACTAACCCCGTATCGTCATTGAGCTTGGGTGTCTACTCGTCATTGGGCTTGAGCGTGTGCTTATCTGTTACCTGGTTCGGACGGAAGATACTCATACATGGTTCAAAGCTACAACGTGGCCATTCCCACAGACCAATGTACAGGAATCAAATACCGATTACCGCTATCAAATAAAAACTCACCTTGCTATAAATCAACTAATTCATCTAACTCTCTGTCATTTCACTCTGCCACTACCGCCTAACACAGGCCATATTTCGGCTGACAAATTTAGAAAAATGCAAAAAAACTATACAATTCAGAGCCACGCTTGACAAGAAACTTTAATATATATACTAGAGCATGACCCGTGCCTTGCACGGGTTTTCATGCTAGTTTAAATTAAAACCATTACACATAttacaattatatttatatttatataattatattgtgaaatagtaatctatttatgagagtattt
This genomic interval from Apium graveolens cultivar Ventura chromosome 8, ASM990537v1, whole genome shotgun sequence contains the following:
- the LOC141680081 gene encoding replication protein A 70 kDa DNA-binding subunit D-like; this translates as MTSSDIITLASLTPNSEKEKVLIRVTRIWEAINKRNGTLLHTNIILLDQQGNHMMAIVRNNQKQIYLPLLKENEVYTISDFKVVPGPKNYKTVDAAYTISFYYKTKIEKTVEPAISIPQYKFELRSFPDMENLVGNVTMLIDVIGLVKSYGRMEKRNNGAEKIDLVLTDHRQEYMLVTLWEEKARQFLDILPATVEEPVFLVITGLLAKKFSAMASLSSTDATRCFVNIDYEPLSSLKKALYASGKNAALHPPKKADFVASTGEAMSELLISSILSTTIPPETQAVRCICRAKIVAILNGNSWFYNCCPTCAHAIKPLDGKFVCLTCEEDLEQLAQRFRVVAGVPLQKILAEEAVDTATIPPVVNNIIGKYCAFQLKITPYNIIQGCEEYTVTRVSEIIQASMAPASGSTATSPSTRSAKKQNVA